The sequence GAACTTATTTGCCGTGTGTTCAAGTTTCCATCCTGCAATAAATACTTTAGATTtcaaattatcttttttttggcCCCACAGTCAGGGGACTGCCCCACCCACAGCCAATAACACTCAAACAGGAAAATTCagttaatcatgatcaaatcaGAATCAGCAACATAAGAACCGAATCGGAGCATCCCTTTTAAAAATCCCTTATAAAAACCTGCATCTGTTTGATGTCATACTTGACCGATTCTTCAATTCCGCCAACAAGCTTCCTTCCAAGCACCTTTGCCTTGATGACTGGAAAGAAATGACAGATGAATGCAattttaaatgcaaaaaaatacagtaaggTGCATTAGGTGTGATTGTGTGCACCAACAGGCTCCAAAAACAAGATTACAGAGTCCAACTGTTCAACATTTTAACGGCGGCCATTTTCACACGAGCAGGAATTGACAACCAGAAGTTAACTTTCATTAAAAACACCTCCGAATATTCACTTGTGCTTTCCAACTTCCATTTTCTGCCTTATGTTTTCCACAGCCAAGCAACACATAACCTTTATTGCTCAACTagcaataaagaaagtctagaGCTGTCAAAAAGGCCTCTTAAATCATAATGTGTAAATATATGCACTACATGAGGATGCTTTTAACCGGAAATTACACCAGCTAAAGTAAACTGCCTTCGTCACCAAGCAACACCAAAACCAATCCCTACCTTCCCATATGTTCGATTAAAAAGctccagttaaaaaaaaaggcagactATATTACAAAGTTACACTTTTAACAGTTGTCCACTTTAAAGCTTTAACAGTTTCAGCACGAGACGAGGACTTAACCGGAAATGACGCCATGTCAGTAGAGTCGGAGCTGTAACTAAAATATTCCTCTGACGTtacaggaatttttttttaataaaaatacaataattatatgattatataattatatgaagTCAATATTTTACTTGCTATGGTAGCCATTGTGGAACTAAATTGAATTTACTCTCATGAAATCATTAGCAACATCTGCGCAAGTCACCTTGCtagctaaaaataaacatgtctcGTGAGAACTCCAATGCTAAAATcttgcaaacaaaaacaaaataaaaatcgtTAATAATTGAAAGAAGCACTCGCataaaatatttgttcatttcATATTGTGAATGTCTGAAGGGACAAACGCTAACATGATTTACATTTTCAACTTACCGACGTCTGCCTGGCAAAACGCAGTCTGTGGATGCACGGAATCCCCGCACGTGCACGCTTGTACTGCTTCTTGTAGCCGCCACGTGCACAGCAGCACCAGGGGGAGCACCAAACCTGCCGTCCAACTCATCATGGGGAGCAATGGTGGTGCCAACAAGCCAGGGGGTCTATAGAGTAGAATCCTGGTGTACTCCTGACCAAAGGAGCAATTTATAGCTAGAAGCTCCTCCCATACGCTTACATCACTGCTTGATTGCCTTCACCTGCTCTAcctacactcacacacaaggGACATAACATTGGGTCGACCATTGGGGGGGTTAAAATATTAGCCTGTTTATCAAGTCAGCTGCACGGcacacaagtggttagcatgcaggcctcgcagctaggagacccaagttcgattccaccctctgccatttctgtgtggagtttgcatgttctccctgccgtgcatgtgtgggttttctccaccattctgggatagactccagcaccccccacaacattaagtgatagaaaatgaatgactggttATGCAGGtacctgttgctaggcagaactGATAAGCCTATTTGTTTGGTGCTATTTCCTTGGTATTATGGGGGAGTCTTTTTCACCGGAGAgcagagaaaggacagggagggTCGGCTGAGGAGTTTTAtgaatgtaatgcaatgtactTTAACATGGGTTTAACTAATAATTTTAAacgtttatgtttttatctttttttagtcctactttatgcttttagtctttagcttttaactccagtaattcctcgggggggggggggggggggtcctccacactgggggctgtgtcgggtctgctgagggggtgccatccttgggtcccttcgacccggccggctgggggttcctccctttaatgtgagggtccgcccgtctgtcggagtcgggggacccgggtgctggtcccccgatggcacggcctgcgggctcctcccagtgtggacggcgcccaaaggtggcgttttcttgatcctcagtgccatgccatgtctccctactgtgtgtgattgtgtgtgtgtgtgtgtctagtatggagggtgggagggaggggctctcttgtttctttgttttccctttaattgtggtaattgttttaattcttttgcatgtctttgcaggaacagtgctatacaaataaagttgatttgggGATACCagccggagcaagaagaagaacagaaaagaagaagagagaagagaaaggtggggtcgggggggggggggggggggggggggcagtagagggagagacaaaaacagcagcaacaagaattcccaaaacaacaacagtgacaaacagaacagttaaatgtcaatgatggctaagggtcacactggagatgatatcagtggaatgaaacagtccaacttaccaatagcaatagtaacaatgaggacatgacccatgatagtaaatacaattgcaaccatacagttacagtaattaaaatctcattgcttgacatcattattactgtaataatagcataccaatactatataaacatcagggataagagagtagattgtatagagaagcacccatgtgctgtgggtgcccatatggaggtgtgttgtgtatgtgaatgcgagtgtgtgaatgtgtaattgtcactgagaatgacaaaaggagagagactgccttctaccacccagcaaaccccgccccgcgcagccaggtcaagcccccaccgccagagatcctccggccccgtgggtgtgggcaaagccagggccgactccccaagacccgcccccgaagcaactccccgaagagaccagcaagaggccatggaggagcaatcccaaccggcaacagggcgccagcaggccggaggagagccgcacccccgagaccagcgagagaccataccctactagggcagaagggcatcgaaggccacacacccgtgggcacaggggcgcccccgccggccggaagggagcccgtccacggccggaggcaccgcctcccgccccccacacacccccaggaagcagaacccggcccgccccaggtaaccccaggcccgaccaccgacataggaccgccccggccagaacagaagaggcccgggcacactgccccatggaggaccgggcggttgagatggaacaccctacgccagacccccgcagagccccccccgtatatccacatggccatatacccatatacacatccacacatacacatatatatataattataataaaactaatcattaattatctaagtatttaaaacaataaatacataaaataaactcagacacatgcacaccccatccactcaatacacacacatgctgtggacgtccccgggtggggcgtccggggcatcacagggtgggggacccaggggtcccagacccacaaccaggccccgagcccagggaggtacggaccgccaaggcatagcacccccagactcccctcgaccacggcatcagggctactgcagtgtggcagacaaaggagcgggcgaggggaggaggcccgcacatgagcaagcggagggggcgagcagacgagtggtgaggcgctccactgcgccggccgacatccaccgggcagctcacccccgtaagggagagccatagctccaagtcacggggaggccacgcaccagagccgaggagttaagaccagcgcaaggcccccgaaggaccccaccatccaccgggagggccagcccccccccgcccccagaaccagcagcgctccgcccacgtaccggagaaccatccccgacgagccctagggcaagactggggatgggcaaagacagggacagcgatgcggcagagcataggaccagtggcagcagacacccaaacgcccgaaagagcaccgcccccccagcaggccccaccccgaggagcatgctccccatccccacacgccaccccggcccccgtacccacgagcaggatcaggtcccctcccaacacacagcccggtccccgcagcagccaccacagcgcaacaaccccaagccaccaccgtagacttcaggccaccagcagcgcggaccccactgcctggaggccggtgaacgcccccccaagggcacgttggcgcccgcgacccaggacagatccagggaagtagcgccaaccatgacaccagggcaagccccggcgtcagctggttccagccggacccccaggaaggccaggcagaccagaccaaaatatcctgcagcccagggcaccccgagcgagccgccaagccccagcagccagcgggccaatcgcgggggtaggcagtaggctctccggtccagcccgctacacctgtgtgtgtgaagatggtattgtgtagatagtgcaattaaaaataggcctgtcccatagggctgacctatgtgtgtggtgtatgtgtatgtgtgtgtgtgtgtgtgtgtgtgtgtggaaggaagctgagcaatggtgggtcccctgcctgcccagaccccccccagaactgagtgtctaaggtgcggttaaaattgaagggtgaccagccagaggaatgccgaggacaaaagggcatccgcaaggaaacccttcgcccccggcaaaaccagttgcaggccaccccccaaagtcctacatgtatgtgaggtggtgcagtgcagcagggaggatcggggccccacacacgcccaccccgcactaccggccaaccgagctgggcaagccagccgcccggagcaagccctgggccacaggaccaaccacgggccccacccagcccatcgtggcggccagtccggcctggcagctcccccccggagggccccaccagagattgagccagctatgccacccccggaccaccaggagccgcggacaaaccacacgccccgaggctgctcctacaaccaccagaacagcaggaaccgcgccccggcaacacatccgtcaccatggcagcccagggagtgacaccacagagaccgcaggagaaccgggacccgcatggggaagagcccaaccccaccccccgggctcgtgagccaagagtgccagggcgggacagagacacacacaccaggcagcagagcccaccaggcagacgataccccaacagccgcaaaaagtgaatgccccccccagtcccaccctccaccacagcgccgacccgtctccaccacatctcccatccacccacggacccgccaagtaggacaccccggaggcgggaagaccgccaccagaccggagacagaaggggccaaccagaccccggcaaatagcaggggccgcccgtgagccaccggccagccccaccccccaacccttggtcgaggcccccccacgacccagagcccaccaccccgcccccccaagcaagccccccgctaatcccggcccacgccgcgcagagcaccacccccaccgctatccgccccgctacccacgcacccacagccagccccccacccgcccgccccacatccaccacaacccagccatccctccaccgaagggagggaagcaggtaatgccccaccccagcaccgcacctccccacccagagcccaagctgcacaaacgagaccccccctcccgtatgagcttaccaggcgccccacccggggccatacacctaccatacacaaaaattaaaattgagaataaaaataataaaaaaaaaaacaacaataaataaataaaaataaagtaaagtaattgataataataataatagtaaccataataataatagtagtaataataataataataataacaataataataacaataatagtaataacaataatagtaataacaatatttattgatagttatgtatgtataataatgatactactattgatacttaatatataataatttatataaaatatattttctaataatttagatcttttaactattttagatatgataataataaatatatacatgcatacctacacacacacacatatatagccatgtacatacctaagagggaaggctctgcaagggcagcggggtataaccacccgtgcccacaccaagggcagggccaaagcctcccatgcccacaccccacggtcccacacagtagccaggccagagcacccagggcaaacccggcccacccccaggggcgagggaggccgcggaggaaccagcgccaccgaacgcacacaggccccccccagcagcagcaggcgcccaccacccacaggatccgggtacacattccaaaaaacaagctaggttaattggccacaggtatgaatgagagtgtgaatggttgtttgtctatatgtgccctgtgattggctggccaccagtccagggtgtaccccgcctctcacctgaagacagctgggatagactccagcacccccgcgaccctcttgaggaaaaagcggtagaaaatgaatgaatgaatctatggACCCAACATGTCATTACAACTCCTGCATGTACAGTAGTATCTACAAGCAAAtactaaatgtaatgtaaattcaACAAGAAGAAAGCATCgttttcttgtatttattaGACATCTTCTGCATGGGAGTTTGACCTTTAGCGTCCTTGATAGCCATATTTGGCTCAGTGGATCCCCCTGACCCAACCACAAGAGCCATCATGTTTCAGACAAGAAAAATGTTTAGCCTGTGGTAGATTGCCCCAGTTGCTCACAAAGTCAGTCCACGAGCACTCAAACTGTCTGCTGCGGCATGGGGGGGTGTGGCAGAGTGTGATCTGAAGAAAAGTCAAACAGAGATTGCGTTTAATTGATGTAATGCAAGTCCGCCATTTCTAATTCatcaaccttttttttgttgcttactTTGCAATTGCAGCCTTTTCGGTAGTTGCATACCAGGCTGCTTTTCTGGTTGGCGGTCAGGCTGTTCCAGGGTACGATGAAGTCGCAGGAGATGACATGCAGCAACCCTTGGGGAGTCAGTCCGCCTGCAATGTTGGAGATACGTAATATATGGTGTCTGTTAAGTTGGATACATGACAGCATTTAAAAAAGGGAGCTAAATTCCAGTATCAAGACTAGATTTGGGCAACAATTGTGTGACCCAATAGCAACATTCACAAAGGAGTTACACGGTTGGGATTGGCCAGTTTTGCACTAGCATGAACAGTAAGATAATTCAGTACACTCTTGATCATTGAtcatttaattgggtaatttttattgaattgggtattctgataacccaattcgctgggttcTCTCTGTTGGGTGCTAAGTTATTTGCCGCCGGGTTGTGATTTctattattttggacaacccaaagcgttgggtagaATTTTGGACATGCGCAACAAAGCACCGCCCACAAACTTACTTCGTTCGGACCGcacatttcatctgaggagacgaatttcagcacggagcaaggtttgttacatgcccactattgttttaccgtagAATTGACTGTATATTAAAGCTTCATAAAGTTGTTAAAATGTAACTTCGTGAAGCACTGTTACTGGTTAGAATAACCCAACGTGAggttggtccaatatttaaccagTGTTGGGTTAggaaacaacccagattgggttgtttttaacttagcatttttaagagtgtaaggGACCCCTTATCTTGCCAAAACAGAAATCAACtagtatcaatttttttttttttacctgagagaAGATATTCTACACCATTGGTCAAAGTTACTCCACAGGCCGCAGAAGACACTGCAGTGTAGACGCAATCAATATCCCTGTGATCTCCCTTGAACATCTGGGAAATCAAACAGATATAACTGGTGTGCATGCATTGACATCATTGATGATAAATCCCTTATAATAAAACAACCTTAGTCTGCTTGATGAGATATTTGCGTTCATATCCAGAAACAAGCTCCATTCCAAGCACCTTAGCCGCGATGACTAGAAAGAGAAGCGTAATTAAAACAGATTAATTTTGTTCTAAAGTGTACAACACAATAAGGTGTGATGATTGTGGCCTACACCAGatagtttagatcaggggtgctcattaagtcgatcgcgatctactggtcgatcgcggaggtggtactggtcgatcgctggtcgatcgcggcgtgacattaaaaaaaatatcatcctagcatcaatgccgtcacttgattgatacacagggcagccattcagatgacaactgaatgttgcccttcgggtgaccaatcaaatcaaacaacgtctctaagtgcagcagaacttacgatgtcagcctatcatccatccccgttacttgattgacatacaggacaaccagtcagatgacaactgaattttgacctttaggtcaccgctcatgcgtaaacaacgatgcaaagtgctaagctagtcggcgaattgcgtcagattttaagccctcgctaaagtttatggtcactaaaatgagtgaagtagctggaccaagtaaaaaggcaaaaacatatcacttccatacggaatgggaggtggactttttttttccacaatgtctttttcaaagtgcgtttgcctggctaacctggctatcagcagctactgtccggactatgcatccctggctggttcaattcagtgcaagtcatcaaagtaaactcaggtaattacaaaaaatgttaatagttaattatgtgtgttttgcaatattggctcatttggttatgtaaggtacatcaacatacattgtacgtacaaataatcctcaatacatttgaaaataaatagatgttttgcatttttgtagtgggtagatcattttgactcggtcattttaaaagtagctcgcatgctgaaaaagtgtgagcacccctggtttagatagTCATATTGTATACGTTAGCATGTGTAGAAGGAACAAAAACACTACCCAAAGTTCAACTTACCAACATCTGCTTGGCAAAACGCCGTCTGTGGATGCACAGGAAAACACGTGCAGgcttctgcttcttcctgcagcCGCCACACGCACAGCAGCACCATGGGGAGCACCAAAGTCTTCACCGTCCAGCTCATCATGAGTGAAAGTAGCACTAGCAAGACAGGGTTTGCAGCTAGGAGGGAAATCTGGTGTACTTTCTTGATGGGGAGATCAGCAGGCTTTTATACCTGCaagctcctcccacattcttaCATCACTTACCTGATTAGATGATTGCCTTCACCTGTTCACCTTCATTTGCATGTGCATCCAGAAATTAGGAAGACTACAACATGTTCTCCTTCTGTCTCATCAGCATGTACTAAACCACATaggaaattaatttaattgtaataaaaaaaaattaaataactttTGAATGGTCAAAATTAATCAGATGTGTAACTGTTgcacggcggaagagtggttagcacacatgcctcacagctaggaaacccaagttcgattccaccctcggccatctctgtgtggagtttgcatgttctccatttttttcctaaaagttaagttgaaaaaaaaaacatgctaggttaattgacaactccaaattgtccataggtatgaatgcgagtgtgaatggttgtttgtctggcgaccccacctctcgccccaagacagctgggataggctccagcaccccaacgacccttgtgaggattagccggataataataaaataaaaattcaactgttgctaggcagacctTATAAGTTCTGCACTGTTTTCTTGGCTCTATTGCCTCATACAGCAGAGAAAGGACAAGGAGATTTGGCTGATTGAGTAGAAACAATAAAtgcaattcattaaaaaaaaacagtttgagtcaagtttttattttttatgcattttattttattttattttttatttttttagtcctattttatgcttttagtctttagcttttaactccagtaattcctcggggggggggggggggggggggggggggggtcctccacactgggggctgtgtcgggtctgctgagggggtgccatccttgggtcccttcgaccccgccggctgggggttcctccctttaatgtgagggtccgcccgtctgtcggagtcgggggacccgggtgctggtcccccgatggcacggcctgcgggctcctcccagtgtggacggcgcccaaaggtggcgttttcttgatcctcagtgccatgccatgtctccctactgtgtgtgattgtgtgtgtgtgtgtgtctagtatggagggtgggagggaggggctctcttgtttctttgttttccctttaattgtggtaattgttttaattcttttgcatgtctttgcaggaacagtgctatacaaataaagttgatttgggGGTACCAGCCTGGTGGTGGTCCGTGGACACCAGCTTCAGCCAGCCCCGCCACCATCATTTTGACACATTGAATGCACATACCATACCATGACAAGATCCTGAGGCCCGTTTCTGTGCTGTTCATCCCCAACCCATCATTGGATCACTTATATGCCATCACACCTACGTCATGTTACCATATCCAATTCCAAAACTGGAACGGCAAAACACTGGATCACCAAATATTCGTTTCATACGTCAATCTATGgacccgggttttctccgggtacacattccaaaaaacaagctaggttaattggccacaggtatgaatgagagtgtgaatggttgtttgtctatatgtgccctgtgattggctggccaccagtccagggtgtaccccgcctctcacccgaagacagctgggatagactccagcacccccgcgaccctcttgaggaaaaagcggtagaaaatgaatgaatgaatctatggACCCAACATGTCATTACAACTCCTGCATGTACAGTAGTATCTACAAGCAAAtactaaatgtaatgtaaattcaACAAGAAGAAAGCATCgttttcttgtatttattaGACATCTTCTGCATGGGAGTTTGACCTTTAGCGTCCTTGATAGCCTTATTTGGCTCAGTGGATCCCCCAGACCCAACCACAAGAGCCATCATGTTTCAGACAAGAAAAATGTTCGGCCCGTGGTAGATTGCCCCCGTTGCTCACAAACGTAATCCACCTGCACTCAAACGGTCTTCTGCGGCGGCATGGGGGGGTGTGGCAGAGTGTGATCTGAAGAAAAGTCAAACAGAGATTGCGTTTAATTGATGTAATGCAAGTCCGCCATTTCTAATTCATCAACCGTTTTGTTGCTTACTTTGCAATTGCAGCCTTTTATGTAGTTGTGTACCAGGTTGCTTTTCTGGTTGGCGGTCAGGCTGTTCCAGGGTTTGGTGAAGCCGCAGGAGATGACATGCAGCAACCCTTGGGGAGTCAGTCCACCTGCAATGTTGGAGATACGTAATATATGGTGTCTGTTAAGTTGGATACATGACAGCATTTAAAAAAGGTAGCTAAATTCCAGTATCAAGACTAGATTTGGGCAACAATTGTGTGACCCAATAGCAACATTCACAAAGGAGTTACACGGTTGGGATTGGCCAGTTTTGCACTAGCATGAACAGTAAGAAAATTCagtacactcttaaaaatgctgggttatttt comes from Doryrhamphus excisus isolate RoL2022-K1 chromosome 15, RoL_Dexc_1.0, whole genome shotgun sequence and encodes:
- the LOC131103529 gene encoding metalloproteinase inhibitor 2-like, giving the protein MMSWTVKTLVLPMVLLCVWRLQEEAEACTCFPVHPQTAFCQADVVIAAKVLGMELVSGYERKYLIKQTKMFKGDHRDIDCVYTAVSSAACGVTLTNGVEYLLSGGLTPQGLLHVISCDFIVPWNSLTANQKSSLVCNYRKGCNCKITLCHTPPCRSRQFECSWTDFVSNWGNLPQAKHFSCLKHDGSCGWVRGIH